The Triticum dicoccoides isolate Atlit2015 ecotype Zavitan chromosome 6A, WEW_v2.0, whole genome shotgun sequence genome has a window encoding:
- the LOC119314412 gene encoding protein H2A.5-like: MAGRKGGDRKKAVTRSVKAGLQFPVGRIGRYLKKGRYAQRVGSGAPVYLAAVLEYLAAEVLELAGNAAKDNKKTRIIPRHLLLAVRNDQELGRLLAGVTIAHGGVIPNINSVLLPKKSPAAAEKEATKSPKKKTAAKSPKKKTAATKE; this comes from the exons ATGGCCGGAAGGAAGGGCGGCGATAGGAAGAAGGCGGTGACCCGCTCCGTGAAGGCCGGGCTCCAGTTCCCCGTGGGCCGCATCGGGCGCTACCTCAAGAAGGGCCGCTACGCGCAGCGCGTCGGCTCCGGCGCCCCAGTCTACCTCGCCGCCGTCCTCGAGTACCTCGCCGCCGAG GTCCTGGAGCTGGCCGGCAACGCGGCCAAGGACAACAAGAAGACCCGCATCATCCCGCGCCACCTGCTGCTGGCCGTCCGCAACGACCAGGAGCTCGGCAGGCTGCTCGCCGGCGTCACCATCGCCCACGGCGGCGTCATCCCCAACATCAACTCcgtgctgctccccaagaagtcccccgccgccgccgagaaGGAGGCCACCAAGTCGCCCAAGAAGAAGACCGCCGCCAAGTCCCCCAAGAAGAAGACCGCAGCCACCAAGGAGTAG
- the LOC119314411 gene encoding putative F-box protein At3g16210 encodes MSSLRRRRPSPAAVPPLEDDNLLSEILLRLPPQPSTLPRASLVCKRWRGLVSDPGFCRRFRRRHRRNPPLLGFFQVDDGLFFVPSLKAPDRISPERFSLQHEDLVDRFFSLGCRHGLALIYLRKRLQLLVWDPVTGDQHHIAVPPGFDTDTSPISGAVFRSAGDVQHFHLALVGSSEGQITQAVARVYSSETGVWGDLITTPLQFEDAAHFRIAVSTIKPAVLVGGSLYWLLDGSSGGILEFDMDRQRLAVIPMPVNGLRFVHFSMIRADGGGFGLLVLSGFSAQFWKRRTNCDGVASWVLGRTIEIDKLLQCEPELNGSQLILGFAEDNNVVLFWTIDGLVMLQLESLQSEKVLGTKIMAHYHSFESVYTTERGIGGPEAVLLHNT; translated from the exons ATGAGCAGCCTCCGCCgtcgccgcccttcgccggcgGCGGTGCCGCCGCTGGAGGACGACAACCTcctctccgagatcctcctccgcctccccccaCAGCCGTCCACCCTCCCCCGCGCATCCCTCGTCTGCAAGCGCTGGCGCGGCCTCGTCTCCGATCCAGGCTTCTGCCGCcgcttccgccgccgccaccgccgcaaccCTCCCCTCCTCGGTTTCTTCCAAGTAGACGACGGGCTCTTCTTCGTGCCTTCCCTCAAGGCCCCGGATCGTATCTCGCCCGAGCGCTTCTCCTTGCAGCACGAAGATTTGGTCGACCGCTTCTTCTCCCTTGGATGCCGCCATGGCCTGGCGCTCATCTACCTTCGGAAGCGTCTCCAGCTCCTTGTGTGGGACCCGGTCACCGGCGACCAGCACCACATTGCCGTTCCCCCGGGGTTCGACACGGATACATCCCCAATCAGCGGCGCGGTGTTTCGCTCTGCCGGAGACGTCCAACACTTCCATCTGGCTTTGGTAGGGAGCAGTGAGGGACAAATTACGCAAGCAGTCGCCCGTGTTTACTCGTCGGAAACCGGTGTATGGGGCGACCTTATCACAACACCGCTTCAATTCGAGGATGCTGCCCATTTTCGCATCGCGGTTTCTACGATCAAGCCTGCTGTGCTGGTTGGGGGTTCTCTTTACTGGTTGCTTGATGGGAGCTCGGGCGGGATCCTTGAATTTGATATGGATCGGCAAAGACTAGCTGTGATACCTATGCCAGTAAATGGCCTCAGATTTGTCCACTTCTCGATGATACGGGCAGATGGCGGTGGATTTGGTCTCCTCGTTTTATCAGGCTTCAGTGCCCAATTCTGGAAGAGAAGGACCAATTGCGATGGTGTTGCTTCATGGGTGTTGGGAAGAACCATTGAAATTGACAAGCTACTTCAATGCGAACCAGAGTTGAATGGGAGCCAATTAATACTAGGTTTTGCTGAGGACAATAATGTGGTTCTTTTCTGGACAATTGATGGCCTTGTCATGTTACAGCTTGAGTCACTACAGTCTGAGAAAGTCTTGGGAACCAAAATCATGGCTCACTATCACTCATTCGAAAGTGTTTATACTACAG AAAGAGGAATTGGTGGTCCTGAAGCTGTTCTTTTGCACAACACCTGA
- the LOC119318833 gene encoding potassium transporter 19-like isoform X1: MSVEPAEAAGETLARHDSLYGDAEKVSGDTRHGSGASWRQTVLLAFQSIGVVYGDLGTSPLYTYSGTFPDGVIRHPDDLLGVLSLILYTLILLPLLKYVFIVLYANDNGDGGTFALYSLISRYARIRMIPNQQAEDASVSNYSIPEPGTSKTKRAQWVKQRLESSKAARIALFTVTILGTSMVMGDGSLTPAISVLSAVSGIREKAPHLTQLQVVWISVAILFMLFSVQRFGTDKVGYSFAPIILVWFVLIAGIGAYNLAAHDATVLRALNPMYIVDYFRRNGKQAWLSLGGVVLCTTGTEAMFADLGHFNIKAIQLSFSFIIFPSVALCYMGQASYLHKFLHDVADTFYKSIPAAMFWPTFIVAILAAIIASQAMLSGAFAILSKALSLGCFPRVQVVHTSKKYAGQVYIPEVNFLIGAASIVVTLAFQTTTNIGNAYGICVVMVFSITTHLMTLVMLLVWKKNVAFIAAFYLVFGATEMLYLTSILSKFAEGGYLPFCFSLVLMALMATWHYVHVCRYWYELDRIVPAAKLAALLGRPDVRRVPGVGLLYSEPVQGVPPVFPRLVDKMPSVHAVFVFMSIKNLPIPRVAAAERFIFRRVGPAEHRMFRCVARYGYTDQIEAAEEFSASLLDGLKLFVHEEAAFACSEHPDDGDGGAALRAAQAAAAEEKRFIDAELERGVVYLTGEADVVAAPGSSLMKRVVVNYVYTFLRKNLSESHKALAIPKDQLLKVGITYEI; encoded by the exons ATGTCGGTGGAACCTGCCGAGGCCGCGGGGGAGACGCTGGCGCGCCACGACTCGCTCTACGGGGACGCCGAGAAGGTCTCCGGCGACACGCGCCACGGCTCCGGG gcgagctggaggCAGACGGTGCTGCTGGCGTTCCAGAGCATCGGCGTGGTGTACGGCGACCTCGGCACGTCGCCGCTCTACACCTACTCGGGCACCTTCCCGGACGGCGTCATCAGGCACCCGGACGACCTCCTCGGCGTCCTCTCCCTCATCCTCTACACCCTCATCCTCCTGCCCCTGCTCAAGTACGTCTTCATCGTGCTCTACGCCAACGACAACGGCGACGGGGGCACCTTCGCGCTCTACTCGCTCATCTCGCGCTACGCCAGGATCCGGATGATCCCCAACCAGCAGGCCGAGGACGCGTCCGTGTCCAACTACAGCATCCCGGAGCCGGGCACCTCCAAGACCAAGAGGGCACAGTGGGTGAAGCAGCGGCTCGAGTCCAGCAAGGCCGCCAGGATCGCGCTCTTCACCGTCACCATCCTCGGCACCTCCATGGTCATGGGCGACGGCTCCCTCACGCCCGCAATCTCTG TGCTCTCCGCGGTGAGCGGGATCAGGGAGAAGGCGCCCCACTTGACCCAAT TGCAGGTGGTGTGGATCTCGGTGGCCATCCTCTTCATGCTCTTCTCGGTGCAGCGCTTCGGCACGGACAAGGTGGGCTACTCCTTCGCGCCCATCATCCTGGTGTGGTTCGTCCTCATCGCCGGCATCGGGGCGTACAACCTCGCCGCCCACGACGCCACCGTGCTCAGGGCACTCAACCCCATGTACATCGTGGACTACTTCCGGAGGAACGGCAAGCAGGCGTGGCTCTCTCTCGGGGGCGTCGTCCTCTGCACCACAG GCACGGAGGCCATGTTTGCTGACCTTGGCCATTTCAACATCAAGGCCATTCAG CTGAGCTTCAGCTTCATCATCTTCCCCTCCGTGGCGCTATGCTACATGGGCCAGGCATCCTACCTGCACAAATTCCTGCATGACGTCGCCGACACCTTCTACAAGTCGATCCCGGCGGCGATGTTCTGGCCGACGTTCATCGTGGCCATCCTGGCGGCCATCATCGCGAGCCAGGCCATGCTCTCCGGCGCGTTCGCCATCCTGTCCAAGGCGCTCTCCCTCGGCTGCTTCCCGAGGGTGCAGGTGGTGCACACCTCCAAGAAGTACGCCGGGCAGGTCTACATCCCGGAGGTCAACTTCCTCATCGGCGCCGCCAGCATCGTCGTCACCCTCGCCTTCCAGACCACCACCAACATCGGCAACGCCTACGGGATCTGCGTCGTCATGGTCTTCTCCATCACCACCCACCTCATGACCCTCGTCATGCTGCTCGTCTGGAAGAAGAACGTCGCCTTCATCGCCGCCTTCTACCTCGTCTTCGGGGCCACCGAGATGCTCTACCTGACGTCCATCCTATCCAAGTTCGCCGAGGGTGGCTACCTGCCCTTCTGCTTCTCGCTCGTGCTCATGGCGCTCATGGCCACCTGGCACTACGTCCACGTCTGCCGCTACTGGTACGAGCTCGACCGCATCGTGCCGGCCGCCAAGCTCGCGGCGCTCCTGGGCCGCCCCGACGTGCGCCGGGTGCCCGGCGTCGGCCTGCTCTACTCGGAGCCCGTCCAGGGCGTCCCTCCCGTGTTCCCGCGCCTCGTCGACAAGATGCCGTCCGTGCACGCCGTCTTCGTCTTCATGTCCATCAAGAACCTCCCCATCCCGCGGGTGGCCGCCGCCGAGCGCTTCATCTTCCGGAGGGTCGGCCCCGCCGAGCACCGCATGTTCCGCTGCGTCGCGCGCTACGGCTACACCGACCAGATCGAGGCCGCCGAGGAGTTCTCCGCGTCTCTCCTCGACGGCCTCAAGCTGTTCGTCCACGAGGAGGCCGCCTTCGCCTGCAGCGAGCACCCCGACGACGGTGACGGCGGCGCCGCTCTGcgggcggcgcaggcggcggccgCGGAGGAGAAGCGGTTCATCGACGCGGAGCTGGAGCGCGGCGTGGTGTACCTGACCGGCGAGGCGGACGTGGTGGCCGCGCCGGGGTCGTCGCTGATGAAGAGGGTCGTGGTCAACTACGTCTACACCTTCCTGAGGAAGAACCTCAGCGAGAGCCACAAGGCGCTCGCCATTCCCAAGGATCAGCTGCTCAAGGTCGGGATCACCTACGAGATATAG
- the LOC119318833 gene encoding potassium transporter 20-like isoform X2 — translation MHACRQASWRQTVLLAFQSIGVVYGDLGTSPLYTYSGTFPDGVIRHPDDLLGVLSLILYTLILLPLLKYVFIVLYANDNGDGGTFALYSLISRYARIRMIPNQQAEDASVSNYSIPEPGTSKTKRAQWVKQRLESSKAARIALFTVTILGTSMVMGDGSLTPAISVLSAVSGIREKAPHLTQLQVVWISVAILFMLFSVQRFGTDKVGYSFAPIILVWFVLIAGIGAYNLAAHDATVLRALNPMYIVDYFRRNGKQAWLSLGGVVLCTTGTEAMFADLGHFNIKAIQLSFSFIIFPSVALCYMGQASYLHKFLHDVADTFYKSIPAAMFWPTFIVAILAAIIASQAMLSGAFAILSKALSLGCFPRVQVVHTSKKYAGQVYIPEVNFLIGAASIVVTLAFQTTTNIGNAYGICVVMVFSITTHLMTLVMLLVWKKNVAFIAAFYLVFGATEMLYLTSILSKFAEGGYLPFCFSLVLMALMATWHYVHVCRYWYELDRIVPAAKLAALLGRPDVRRVPGVGLLYSEPVQGVPPVFPRLVDKMPSVHAVFVFMSIKNLPIPRVAAAERFIFRRVGPAEHRMFRCVARYGYTDQIEAAEEFSASLLDGLKLFVHEEAAFACSEHPDDGDGGAALRAAQAAAAEEKRFIDAELERGVVYLTGEADVVAAPGSSLMKRVVVNYVYTFLRKNLSESHKALAIPKDQLLKVGITYEI, via the exons atgcatgcatgcaggcaggcgagctggaggCAGACGGTGCTGCTGGCGTTCCAGAGCATCGGCGTGGTGTACGGCGACCTCGGCACGTCGCCGCTCTACACCTACTCGGGCACCTTCCCGGACGGCGTCATCAGGCACCCGGACGACCTCCTCGGCGTCCTCTCCCTCATCCTCTACACCCTCATCCTCCTGCCCCTGCTCAAGTACGTCTTCATCGTGCTCTACGCCAACGACAACGGCGACGGGGGCACCTTCGCGCTCTACTCGCTCATCTCGCGCTACGCCAGGATCCGGATGATCCCCAACCAGCAGGCCGAGGACGCGTCCGTGTCCAACTACAGCATCCCGGAGCCGGGCACCTCCAAGACCAAGAGGGCACAGTGGGTGAAGCAGCGGCTCGAGTCCAGCAAGGCCGCCAGGATCGCGCTCTTCACCGTCACCATCCTCGGCACCTCCATGGTCATGGGCGACGGCTCCCTCACGCCCGCAATCTCTG TGCTCTCCGCGGTGAGCGGGATCAGGGAGAAGGCGCCCCACTTGACCCAAT TGCAGGTGGTGTGGATCTCGGTGGCCATCCTCTTCATGCTCTTCTCGGTGCAGCGCTTCGGCACGGACAAGGTGGGCTACTCCTTCGCGCCCATCATCCTGGTGTGGTTCGTCCTCATCGCCGGCATCGGGGCGTACAACCTCGCCGCCCACGACGCCACCGTGCTCAGGGCACTCAACCCCATGTACATCGTGGACTACTTCCGGAGGAACGGCAAGCAGGCGTGGCTCTCTCTCGGGGGCGTCGTCCTCTGCACCACAG GCACGGAGGCCATGTTTGCTGACCTTGGCCATTTCAACATCAAGGCCATTCAG CTGAGCTTCAGCTTCATCATCTTCCCCTCCGTGGCGCTATGCTACATGGGCCAGGCATCCTACCTGCACAAATTCCTGCATGACGTCGCCGACACCTTCTACAAGTCGATCCCGGCGGCGATGTTCTGGCCGACGTTCATCGTGGCCATCCTGGCGGCCATCATCGCGAGCCAGGCCATGCTCTCCGGCGCGTTCGCCATCCTGTCCAAGGCGCTCTCCCTCGGCTGCTTCCCGAGGGTGCAGGTGGTGCACACCTCCAAGAAGTACGCCGGGCAGGTCTACATCCCGGAGGTCAACTTCCTCATCGGCGCCGCCAGCATCGTCGTCACCCTCGCCTTCCAGACCACCACCAACATCGGCAACGCCTACGGGATCTGCGTCGTCATGGTCTTCTCCATCACCACCCACCTCATGACCCTCGTCATGCTGCTCGTCTGGAAGAAGAACGTCGCCTTCATCGCCGCCTTCTACCTCGTCTTCGGGGCCACCGAGATGCTCTACCTGACGTCCATCCTATCCAAGTTCGCCGAGGGTGGCTACCTGCCCTTCTGCTTCTCGCTCGTGCTCATGGCGCTCATGGCCACCTGGCACTACGTCCACGTCTGCCGCTACTGGTACGAGCTCGACCGCATCGTGCCGGCCGCCAAGCTCGCGGCGCTCCTGGGCCGCCCCGACGTGCGCCGGGTGCCCGGCGTCGGCCTGCTCTACTCGGAGCCCGTCCAGGGCGTCCCTCCCGTGTTCCCGCGCCTCGTCGACAAGATGCCGTCCGTGCACGCCGTCTTCGTCTTCATGTCCATCAAGAACCTCCCCATCCCGCGGGTGGCCGCCGCCGAGCGCTTCATCTTCCGGAGGGTCGGCCCCGCCGAGCACCGCATGTTCCGCTGCGTCGCGCGCTACGGCTACACCGACCAGATCGAGGCCGCCGAGGAGTTCTCCGCGTCTCTCCTCGACGGCCTCAAGCTGTTCGTCCACGAGGAGGCCGCCTTCGCCTGCAGCGAGCACCCCGACGACGGTGACGGCGGCGCCGCTCTGcgggcggcgcaggcggcggccgCGGAGGAGAAGCGGTTCATCGACGCGGAGCTGGAGCGCGGCGTGGTGTACCTGACCGGCGAGGCGGACGTGGTGGCCGCGCCGGGGTCGTCGCTGATGAAGAGGGTCGTGGTCAACTACGTCTACACCTTCCTGAGGAAGAACCTCAGCGAGAGCCACAAGGCGCTCGCCATTCCCAAGGATCAGCTGCTCAAGGTCGGGATCACCTACGAGATATAG